One genomic region from Pseudomonas sp. R5-89-07 encodes:
- a CDS encoding aldehyde dehydrogenase family protein, with product MHSISTSYIDGTFVPVRGTERLPIISPTTENVLGMVTLANREDAVLAIDAAARAQRSFARSSKAQRIDLLRALQAAVLRSADNIRDSAIEEYGGAYSRTQWVSQYVSQCFANAVQTLEDYPLTRTIGAARVSMEPVGVAALIVPWNSVAGTVCSKLASAIAAGCTAVIKPSELSPVQTQVITEALHSAGLPDGLFNVLLGRGRDVGDELSTNPKVAKISFTGSTPTGKLIARAGLDSLKRVSLSLTGKCASILLEDADLASAIPLIVNAAFMNNGQACVAGSRLLVPSQRAAEVIAAVKAFVDTLVVGDPWRPDTSLGPLASAAQFDRVQRFIRQGLEQGARLVAGGAGRPDGIDRGYFVKPTVFSEVKSSVAIAQEEIFGPVLSIMTYDCEEQAVEIANDTIYGLQAYIFGNDHDRANRMACELEAGTVLINRAAPELLAPFGGVKQSGIGREFGVSGLEAFLEAKSVVSG from the coding sequence ATGCACAGCATCAGCACGAGCTACATAGACGGCACGTTCGTCCCGGTTCGGGGCACGGAGCGCTTGCCGATTATTTCTCCTACGACCGAGAACGTTCTGGGGATGGTCACGCTGGCAAACCGCGAAGATGCGGTGCTGGCCATCGACGCGGCCGCGCGGGCACAGCGTTCGTTTGCCCGCAGCTCTAAAGCGCAGCGCATTGACCTGCTCAGAGCGCTGCAAGCCGCGGTGCTGAGGAGCGCCGATAACATTCGCGACTCTGCCATTGAGGAATACGGCGGGGCCTATTCGCGTACCCAATGGGTAAGCCAGTACGTCTCGCAGTGCTTTGCGAATGCTGTCCAGACGCTTGAAGACTACCCCCTGACTCGAACAATCGGCGCGGCGCGGGTGTCAATGGAGCCGGTGGGTGTCGCAGCGCTGATCGTGCCCTGGAACAGTGTCGCTGGAACGGTCTGCAGCAAGTTGGCCTCGGCCATCGCTGCGGGTTGTACCGCTGTAATCAAGCCCAGCGAACTCAGCCCCGTTCAGACCCAAGTGATCACCGAGGCGCTTCACAGCGCGGGGCTACCGGATGGACTGTTCAATGTCTTGCTGGGCAGAGGGCGAGACGTTGGGGATGAACTGAGTACAAACCCAAAAGTGGCGAAGATTTCATTCACAGGCTCTACTCCAACCGGCAAGCTGATTGCGCGTGCAGGCCTCGACAGCCTGAAGCGGGTGAGCCTGTCGTTGACCGGCAAGTGCGCCTCGATTCTGCTGGAGGATGCAGATTTAGCCAGCGCCATCCCGCTGATCGTGAATGCCGCGTTCATGAACAACGGCCAGGCCTGTGTCGCTGGCTCGCGACTCCTGGTGCCGAGCCAGCGGGCAGCTGAGGTCATCGCTGCCGTGAAAGCCTTTGTCGATACGCTGGTCGTTGGCGATCCATGGCGTCCTGATACCAGCCTGGGGCCGCTGGCCAGTGCAGCGCAGTTTGATCGAGTCCAGCGGTTCATTCGCCAGGGCCTGGAACAGGGCGCTCGACTCGTCGCTGGCGGGGCAGGGCGCCCGGACGGCATCGACAGAGGCTACTTTGTCAAACCCACGGTATTTTCCGAAGTGAAAAGCTCGGTGGCGATCGCGCAGGAAGAAATATTCGGGCCGGTGCTGTCAATCATGACCTACGACTGCGAGGAACAGGCCGTCGAGATTGCCAACGACACCATTTACGGATTGCAGGCCTATATCTTCGGTAACGATCACGACCGCGCCAATCGTATGGCTTGTGAGCTTGAGGCGGGTACCGTTTTGATCAATCGTGCCGCTCCAGAATTACTCGCACCCTTTGGCGGAGTGAAGCAGTCAGGGATAGGCAGAGAGTTTGGCGTGTCAGGTTTGGAAGCGTTTCTGGAGGCTAAATCGGTGGTGTCGGGTTAG
- a CDS encoding SDR family NAD(P)-dependent oxidoreductase — MKAARTVIVTGASSGLGFAIAKAYLQRGDNVVGNARTHARLQEAAARLGNPSNFVLVAGDIAKPETAQALFDQAVAAFGKVDILISNAGIFIPKPIGEYTDADVDAMINTNLKGFFYPAQLAARHMAANQSGHIVAITASIAMQPNIKVPALLPVLIKGGLNHAVQGLALELAASQVKVNAVAPGIINTPMHGDNEQHHTSLRGMSPSGRIGSPQDVVDAVLYLTDSSFVSGAILPVDGGSTAGTW; from the coding sequence ATGAAAGCAGCACGAACTGTCATCGTCACCGGCGCCTCCAGCGGCCTGGGGTTTGCGATTGCCAAGGCCTATCTTCAACGTGGCGACAACGTTGTCGGCAACGCTCGCACCCATGCTCGGCTGCAGGAAGCCGCTGCTCGTCTGGGCAACCCGTCCAATTTCGTCCTTGTGGCAGGCGACATCGCCAAACCGGAAACCGCACAGGCCTTGTTCGATCAGGCGGTGGCTGCTTTCGGCAAAGTCGATATCCTGATCAGTAATGCCGGTATCTTCATTCCCAAGCCGATAGGTGAATATACCGACGCCGATGTGGACGCCATGATCAACACTAATCTGAAGGGCTTTTTCTACCCGGCCCAACTGGCGGCCAGACATATGGCCGCCAACCAAAGCGGTCACATTGTTGCGATTACGGCATCCATAGCCATGCAACCCAATATCAAAGTCCCGGCGCTGTTGCCGGTGCTGATCAAGGGCGGCCTGAATCATGCGGTGCAAGGGCTCGCCCTTGAGCTGGCGGCGTCGCAGGTGAAAGTCAATGCGGTGGCTCCGGGCATTATTAACACGCCGATGCACGGCGACAATGAACAGCACCACACTTCACTTAGGGGCATGAGCCCGAGTGGCCGTATCGGGTCGCCTCAGGATGTGGTCGATGCGGTCTTGTATCTGACCGATTCCTCGTTCGTCAGCGGCGCGATCCTCCCCGTGGACGGCGGCTCTACTGCCGGAACATGGTGA
- the phzG gene encoding phenazine biosynthesis FMN-dependent oxidase PhzG, whose product MNSSIQGTPLLGKGLSESLTGTLDAPFPEYQTLPADPMSVLRNWLERARRVGIREPRALALATADRQGRPSTRIVVISEISDAGVVFSTHAGSQKGRELAHNPWASGVLYWRETSQQIILNGQAVRLPDAKADEAWLKRPYATHPMSSVSRQSEDLEDVQAMRNAAQQLAEVQGPLPRPEGYCVFELRLESLEFWGNGRERLHERLRYDCSDTGWRVRRLQP is encoded by the coding sequence ATGAACAGCTCAATACAGGGTACGCCGCTGTTGGGTAAAGGCCTGTCGGAATCCCTCACCGGCACACTGGATGCACCGTTTCCCGAATATCAAACGCTGCCTGCCGACCCCATGAGCGTGCTGCGCAACTGGCTGGAGCGTGCGCGACGCGTGGGTATCCGCGAACCCAGGGCACTCGCGCTGGCCACCGCCGACCGCCAGGGCCGGCCCTCTACGCGAATCGTGGTGATCAGCGAGATCAGTGACGCCGGGGTGGTGTTCAGCACCCATGCCGGCAGCCAGAAAGGCCGTGAACTGGCCCACAACCCATGGGCCTCGGGGGTGCTGTATTGGCGCGAAACCAGTCAGCAGATCATCCTCAATGGCCAGGCCGTGCGCCTGCCGGATGCCAAAGCTGATGAGGCGTGGCTCAAGCGTCCGTATGCCACGCACCCTATGTCATCGGTGTCGCGCCAGAGTGAAGATTTAGAGGATGTGCAGGCCATGCGCAACGCTGCCCAGCAATTGGCCGAGGTGCAAGGCCCGCTGCCGCGTCCCGAAGGGTATTGCGTGTTCGAGTTGCGGCTTGAATCGCTGGAGTTCTGGGGCAATGGGCGGGAGCGGTTGCATGAGCGGTTGCGCTATGACTGTAGCGATACGGGATGGAGGGTGCGGCGTTTGCAGCCCTGA
- a CDS encoding PhzF family phenazine biosynthesis protein, which produces MHHYVIIDAFASVPLEGNPVAVFFDADDLPPAQMQRIAREMNLSETTFVLKPRNGGDALIRIFTPVNELPFAGHPLLGTAIALGAHTDNHRLYLETRMGTIAFELERQNGSVIAASMDQPIPTWTALGRDAQLLEALGISDSTFPIEIYHNGPRHVFVGLPSIEALSALHPDHRALSNFHDMAINCFAGAGRHWRSRMFSPAYGVVEDAATGSAAGPLAIHLARHGQIAFGQPVEILQGVEIGRPSLMFAKAEGRAEHLTRVEVSGHGVTFGRGSIVL; this is translated from the coding sequence ATGCACCACTACGTCATCATCGACGCCTTTGCCAGCGTCCCGCTGGAAGGCAACCCGGTCGCGGTGTTTTTTGACGCCGATGATTTGCCGCCCGCGCAAATGCAACGCATCGCCCGAGAGATGAACCTCTCGGAGACCACCTTCGTGCTCAAGCCACGTAACGGTGGGGATGCGCTGATCCGGATTTTCACCCCTGTCAACGAACTCCCCTTCGCCGGGCACCCGTTGCTCGGGACGGCCATTGCCCTGGGTGCGCACACCGACAACCACCGGCTGTATCTGGAAACCCGAATGGGCACCATCGCCTTTGAGCTCGAGCGCCAGAACGGCAGCGTGATTGCCGCCAGCATGGACCAGCCGATCCCGACCTGGACAGCCCTGGGCCGCGACGCGCAATTGCTCGAGGCCCTTGGCATCAGTGACTCGACCTTTCCCATCGAGATCTATCACAACGGCCCGCGCCATGTGTTCGTCGGCCTGCCGAGCATTGAAGCCTTGTCGGCCCTGCACCCCGACCACCGTGCACTGTCGAACTTCCACGACATGGCGATCAATTGTTTTGCCGGCGCAGGACGGCATTGGCGCAGCCGGATGTTCTCCCCGGCCTACGGCGTGGTCGAGGATGCGGCCACAGGCTCGGCTGCCGGGCCATTGGCGATCCATCTGGCGCGCCATGGCCAGATAGCGTTCGGCCAGCCCGTGGAGATTTTGCAAGGCGTGGAAATAGGTCGCCCGTCACTGATGTTCGCCAAGGCCGAGGGCCGCGCCGAGCACCTGACGCGCGTCGAGGTCTCAGGTCATGGCGTCACGTTCGGACGCGGGAGCATCGTGCTATGA
- a CDS encoding 2-hydroxymuconate tautomerase family protein, giving the protein MPYVNIKVTQEGVTAEHKRQLIEGVTTLLHTVLNKPPTSTFVVIDEVPTDNWGVAGETITALRAKENAPKQ; this is encoded by the coding sequence ATGCCATACGTAAACATCAAAGTGACTCAGGAAGGCGTGACCGCTGAGCATAAGCGTCAACTCATCGAGGGTGTCACGACGTTGTTGCACACCGTGCTGAACAAACCGCCGACATCGACCTTCGTGGTGATTGATGAGGTGCCCACCGACAACTGGGGCGTTGCCGGCGAGACGATCACGGCGCTGCGAGCGAAGGAAAACGCCCCCAAGCAATAG
- a CDS encoding LysR family transcriptional regulator, with translation MSRYFDDIQLGSIELFCLTAESGSFTAASIKAGLSPAAVSRSIARLEARLGVVLFVRTTRQMRLTEGGRAYYEQCQQALTQLIEAERTITGAQDAPSGRIRISAPTPYAHYRLLPLLPSFRQRYPDVKIDVHVSNRNIDFIEEGFDLAIRGRQPDDSGLVARRLEDTELLVVATPDYLKHAGIPQTPADLKDHECIQFEMPSSGRRSLWAFNVNGQKVELETSGNYTCQSDFLATATLAKSGAGLMQAYRFTVQEELDSGAMQAVLTEYGGTTRPFFLIFPQKRHLPLRVRVFIDYLADHLTR, from the coding sequence ATGAGCCGCTATTTTGATGACATCCAGCTGGGCAGTATCGAGTTGTTCTGCCTCACCGCAGAAAGTGGCAGCTTCACCGCAGCCTCCATCAAGGCAGGCTTGAGTCCGGCGGCGGTGAGCCGCTCGATCGCACGGCTGGAGGCGCGCCTGGGCGTGGTGTTGTTTGTGCGCACCACGCGGCAAATGCGCCTGACGGAAGGCGGCCGCGCCTACTATGAGCAATGTCAGCAGGCTTTGACCCAACTGATAGAGGCTGAACGGACAATTACCGGTGCCCAGGATGCACCGTCCGGGCGAATACGCATCAGCGCGCCCACTCCCTATGCGCACTACCGGCTGCTGCCTTTGCTGCCGAGCTTTCGCCAGCGATATCCCGACGTCAAAATTGACGTCCACGTAAGCAATCGCAACATCGATTTCATAGAAGAAGGTTTCGACCTCGCCATCAGAGGACGGCAACCGGACGATTCCGGGTTGGTCGCCAGGCGTCTTGAAGACACGGAATTGTTAGTGGTCGCCACTCCCGATTACCTGAAACACGCCGGTATACCGCAGACTCCGGCAGACCTGAAGGACCATGAATGCATCCAGTTCGAAATGCCCAGCAGCGGGCGCAGGTCGCTATGGGCGTTTAACGTCAACGGCCAGAAAGTGGAATTGGAAACCTCGGGCAACTACACCTGCCAGAGCGATTTCCTCGCCACGGCAACCCTGGCCAAAAGCGGCGCGGGCCTGATGCAGGCGTACCGTTTTACGGTTCAGGAAGAGTTGGATAGCGGCGCCATGCAAGCGGTGCTGACGGAGTACGGTGGTACTACCCGGCCATTTTTCCTGATATTTCCGCAAAAAAGGCACCTGCCGCTGCGCGTCAGGGTGTTTATCGACTACTTGGCGGACCATCTGACGCGTTGA
- a CDS encoding helix-turn-helix transcriptional regulator gives MDAQSNDTAISRVAGAIAEPARTKMLCSLMDRHARTSTEMAVIADVSASTASAHLARLKEDGLVKLHTQGRHRYYSLADAQVAQAIEALMVISQNADKRYISTTPTRLQFARTCYDHMAGTLAVQLHDHFMASGWLTVPVSGEGLYQLTISGEKAFTGLGIEIKKLRAQRRRFACSCLDWSMRRPHLAGALGAAFLQTVISREWVIQDLDSRALAVTPKGQKELSGRFGLAEFSPM, from the coding sequence ATGGATGCTCAAAGCAATGACACCGCGATTTCTCGGGTAGCCGGTGCGATAGCCGAGCCTGCGAGGACGAAAATGCTTTGTTCGCTGATGGACCGCCACGCCCGTACCAGTACTGAAATGGCCGTCATCGCCGACGTGAGCGCATCCACCGCGAGCGCGCATTTGGCGAGGCTAAAAGAGGACGGTTTGGTAAAGCTGCACACCCAAGGCAGGCATCGTTACTACAGTCTGGCTGACGCGCAAGTGGCCCAGGCTATTGAAGCGCTCATGGTGATCAGCCAAAACGCCGATAAACGATATATATCCACGACCCCGACCCGATTGCAGTTCGCGCGCACCTGTTATGACCACATGGCAGGAACACTGGCTGTACAACTGCACGACCATTTCATGGCGTCAGGCTGGTTAACCGTGCCGGTTTCTGGGGAAGGTTTGTATCAGCTTACGATAAGCGGTGAAAAAGCCTTCACCGGTCTCGGTATAGAGATAAAAAAGCTAAGAGCACAGCGACGCCGTTTCGCCTGCTCCTGCCTGGACTGGAGCATGCGCCGCCCTCATCTTGCCGGAGCCCTCGGAGCGGCTTTTTTACAGACAGTCATAAGCCGCGAGTGGGTAATTCAGGACCTTGATAGTCGGGCACTCGCCGTGACACCGAAGGGACAGAAGGAACTCTCTGGCCGGTTCGGGCTTGCTGAGTTCAGCCCGATGTGA
- a CDS encoding cytochrome P450 — translation MTPFEAATHADPYDYYAGLRQQLGLLFDADSRLWIASSAKAVEAILEHPDCRVRPLDEPIPPAIAQGAAGMIFGRLMRMNEGPQHLCPKKAIAPALASVKTQSIAAVVSRVIEASDSQVENPDELMFTLPVSVVATLLGLPSKRLRDVARLTRDFVACLSPLSDAIQLGESNSAAARLSQLFSELLGTDDESGCFLSHVRSGCEAAAWRDQEALIANLIGLLSQTCEATAGLIGNTLVALNRNPDLLEQLESTPMLVADLVEEVARYDAPVQNTRRFVAKRCTIEGSVLEAGDTVLVLLASANRDSCANPDPDSFLLKRIERRTFSFGTGRHECPGQQLALTIASEAISVWLHRKPASSDPHYQWSYLPSINSRIPRFYLDSETQ, via the coding sequence ATGACACCTTTTGAAGCAGCTACCCATGCTGATCCTTACGATTATTATGCGGGCCTCAGGCAACAACTGGGTCTGCTATTCGATGCAGATTCTCGTTTATGGATCGCAAGCAGCGCCAAAGCGGTTGAAGCCATTCTGGAGCATCCAGATTGTCGGGTGCGTCCGCTAGACGAGCCGATTCCGCCTGCCATTGCACAGGGCGCGGCAGGCATGATTTTCGGTCGTTTGATGCGCATGAATGAGGGCCCGCAGCACCTGTGCCCCAAGAAGGCTATCGCACCCGCCTTGGCTTCTGTAAAGACGCAAAGCATCGCAGCCGTCGTGTCACGCGTGATCGAGGCCTCCGATAGCCAGGTCGAAAACCCCGATGAGTTGATGTTCACGTTACCCGTTTCTGTCGTTGCGACCTTGTTAGGCCTTCCATCCAAGCGGCTACGGGACGTAGCGCGGCTTACACGGGACTTTGTGGCCTGCCTGTCACCGTTAAGCGACGCCATTCAACTCGGTGAATCCAATTCTGCGGCCGCTCGGCTAAGTCAATTATTCAGCGAGCTGCTGGGTACCGACGATGAAAGTGGCTGCTTCTTGAGCCATGTCAGGAGCGGATGCGAAGCCGCCGCCTGGAGAGATCAAGAGGCATTGATCGCTAACCTGATCGGCCTGTTGTCACAGACCTGCGAAGCCACCGCAGGCCTGATCGGCAATACCCTCGTAGCGCTCAATCGTAACCCTGATCTGCTTGAACAGTTGGAATCTACGCCAATGCTCGTTGCAGACTTGGTAGAAGAGGTCGCGCGCTACGACGCGCCCGTGCAAAACACCCGTCGATTCGTTGCGAAACGATGCACCATCGAGGGTAGCGTTTTGGAGGCGGGCGATACGGTTCTCGTGTTACTCGCTTCAGCGAACAGGGATTCCTGTGCGAACCCGGACCCCGATAGCTTTTTGCTCAAACGCATTGAGCGGCGCACCTTCAGCTTCGGCACTGGAAGACATGAATGCCCAGGCCAGCAACTTGCATTGACGATCGCCTCCGAGGCGATTTCGGTATGGCTACATCGCAAACCAGCCTCGTCTGATCCTCATTATCAGTGGAGCTATTTACCCTCTATCAATAGCCGTATCCCCAGGTTTTATCTTGATAGTGAAACTCAGTAG